The Solibacillus daqui genome has a segment encoding these proteins:
- a CDS encoding SET domain-containing protein: MGKGVTALGPICIKDTGKYGKGIYATRDIKKDELIEVSPVIILPKGDWKYLKKTSLLYYSFYWGKNDTAIALGFGSLFNHSYTPNTNFENNTENLSIDFYALNDILMGEELTINYNGDLENKSPLWFDVIE; encoded by the coding sequence TTGGGGAAAGGAGTTACTGCTTTGGGTCCTATATGTATAAAAGATACCGGGAAATATGGTAAAGGTATATATGCTACACGTGATATAAAAAAAGATGAACTTATTGAGGTATCACCCGTTATAATATTACCTAAAGGGGATTGGAAATATTTAAAAAAGACTTCCCTTCTTTACTATAGCTTTTATTGGGGGAAAAATGATACAGCCATTGCACTTGGATTTGGATCACTTTTTAATCATTCATACACTCCAAATACTAATTTTGAAAATAATACAGAAAATTTATCAATTGACTTTTATGCACTAAATGATATTTTGATGGGTGAAGAATTAACTATTAATTACAATGGTGATCTTGAAAATAAATCACCGTTATGGTTTGATGTAATCGAATAA